The nucleotide window CGAGATTGGAAATTCTGCCAAAGAAGCAATGTCTATCACGCCAATTCTTCAAAATCTTTATTACAGGTCAATCGGTCAAACTTCGGATGGGGTGACAGATGTCAAAGTGAAAAAGCCGTCGTTGAAAGAGTGTGAAGAATTGGCCGCGAGAATTTTTTCTCAATCTCAAAATCTCAAAACCATTACTTCTAATTTAACTTCCGTATCATCAGAATCTATGGCGGTGACGAATCCTTTGAAATTGGCAAAAGTAACCTCCGCTGTGAAGTATGCGAAAACAGCTTCTAGCATCTTGGGAGAAGAAACACTTTTCCAATCCAAAGCCATCAAAAGCATTATTCAGACTGTTAAATCTTCTGGTAATTTATAATGAACAAAAAGTTTCTAATCCTACTGATATTCTTTTCCTTCAGTAGGATTTTTGCTCAAAAAGACGATAGGATTGTAGTGGGTGTTACAGCATTTACTTCTGACGAAAGCCCAAGATACGTGGGCTTGGTTACAGAAAAAGTGGTGGAAATGCTGACCAATGCCAAACGTTTCCGAGTGGTGGATAGAACCAGTTCCGACAGAGTGCGGGATGAATTGGAACTTCAAAAGTCCGAAGCTTTTATAGATAGCAAAAATCTTGTGGAACAAGGTGCAAGTATGGCCGCGGAAAAAATCATTACTGGACACATCACCAAGATTCCTGTTTATGCAATGAAAAATTCTGTAGGAACGGTGACTGGCTATAAGGCAAGTGTTGCTTTCCAGATGAAGATTGTAGATGTGGCAACGGGACTTAGTACAGACGCTACCAGCTTCGAAGGGAAGGCGAGCGACCTGATGATGTCTCCGGAAAGTGCCGTGCAACACGCAATGAAATCTATCCAGACAGAAATCAACCAATATTTCAAAACCAATTTTCCGCTTCAGGGCAAAGTGGTGAAACTGCTTTCTTCTGATGATAAAGTGAAAGTTCTTTTGAACATCGGAAAAAACGGTGGCGTGAATGTCGGTGATAAATTGACAGTGGAGACAATAGAAATGATTGAAGGACAAAAATACCCTCAAAAGATTGGCGTATTGGAAGTGACAAGCTTGGCGGGCGAAAACCTGAGCGAGGCAGTTGCTAATGACAAAAAATCTGGCCAGGCAATCACAAAAGCAATATCCGAAGACAAAAAACTGGAATGCACTTTTATTAATAAAAAATAAAATTTTATTAAGTACAACAAACATCAGATAACCTTGTAAGAGTCCGCTCGGCAAGGTTATCTATTTATATCAAAAAAACACAAAATTCTATGAAATTCCTGAAAATATTATGCATCGTTGGGGCATTTTTGCTTGTTGGTTGTGTGAACCGGAGCAATATTTCCAACATCCAATTGATAAGTTACGATGAGAGTTCCATCACGGTAGATGCGGACGCAACGCAACCGGAATATGGCGCCATTTACCATCTTCTTTTCCGAGGTTTGCCGAACAGCAACCAAACGGTTCCCATCATTTCAACATCTGAGGAACAGACCAAACAGCAGTTTCCTGCATATTTCAAAACTTTTATCGATAACAAAAGATATCAGACCTTTATTACATCGTCTACCAAAAACTCAAACGGAAGCAGAAGGATTGTCATCAATACAAAAGCTTTGAAACAAGACCTTGAGCAAAATTCTATCATTAGAAAATTTGGGTATTAAATAGTTGATATAATAATGATTACATATTTGATATTGTGTGATTTGTCAAACTAAAATTCTGGAAAAATTAAATAAATGGGCTATCTTTTTATAATTCTGCCACTTGCTATTCTCGGTG belongs to Chryseobacterium sp. KACC 21268 and includes:
- a CDS encoding CsgG/HfaB family protein, which translates into the protein MNKKFLILLIFFSFSRIFAQKDDRIVVGVTAFTSDESPRYVGLVTEKVVEMLTNAKRFRVVDRTSSDRVRDELELQKSEAFIDSKNLVEQGASMAAEKIITGHITKIPVYAMKNSVGTVTGYKASVAFQMKIVDVATGLSTDATSFEGKASDLMMSPESAVQHAMKSIQTEINQYFKTNFPLQGKVVKLLSSDDKVKVLLNIGKNGGVNVGDKLTVETIEMIEGQKYPQKIGVLEVTSLAGENLSEAVANDKKSGQAITKAISEDKKLECTFINKK